From Alienimonas californiensis, a single genomic window includes:
- a CDS encoding sensor histidine kinase: MTPDDFANRLRDAKLAAMAEFCAGAGHEINNPAAAIHGRCSLLLRNCQDPALARELRVISEQALRIRDMIADALLFADPPEPRPEPVWLGEVVEEALPGLRERAADYGCTLETDCAPVPLNADPEQLAVVVASLARNAVEAGAHRLRLRGRLRGGRALLWVSDDGAGFTEQERTHAFDPFFSGRQAGRGLGFGLPKCWRIVTVHGGTLDLRSISGRTVFRVSLPALPADAVGPTPASA, translated from the coding sequence ATGACGCCTGACGATTTTGCGAACCGCCTTCGCGACGCCAAACTCGCCGCGATGGCGGAGTTCTGCGCCGGCGCCGGGCACGAGATCAACAACCCCGCCGCCGCGATCCACGGGCGCTGTTCCCTGTTGCTGCGGAACTGCCAGGACCCGGCGTTGGCCCGGGAACTGCGGGTGATCTCGGAGCAGGCCCTCCGCATCCGCGACATGATCGCGGACGCCCTGCTGTTCGCCGACCCGCCGGAGCCGCGGCCGGAGCCGGTCTGGCTGGGCGAGGTCGTCGAAGAGGCGCTGCCCGGCCTGCGGGAGCGCGCCGCTGACTACGGGTGCACGCTGGAGACGGATTGCGCCCCGGTCCCTCTGAATGCTGACCCGGAACAGCTCGCCGTCGTCGTCGCGAGCCTGGCCCGGAACGCCGTCGAAGCCGGAGCCCACCGCTTGCGGCTGCGCGGGCGCTTGAGAGGCGGCAGAGCACTATTGTGGGTGAGCGACGACGGCGCCGGCTTCACGGAGCAGGAGCGCACGCACGCCTTCGACCCCTTCTTCTCCGGCCGGCAGGCGGGGCGGGGGTTGGGCTTCGGGTTGCCGAAGTGCTGGCGCATCGTCACGGTGCACGGCGGCACGCTCGACCTGCGCTCCATTTCCGGCCGGACGGTCTTCCGCGTGAGCCTGCCCGC
- a CDS encoding response regulator, which yields MKTVFTTGEAAKICKVSQQTIIRCFDSGQLKGFRVPGSRFRRIPREVLYKFMKENGIPTDSLESGKRKALVVDDDESLVELIRDVLEADGRFDVRAVNNGFDAGITVKEYKPDVMILDIMLPDINGQEVCQRVRSDSNLDSTRIICISGMVEREKVADLKASGADDFLHKPFDVETLLERVCSLLDMEAPSA from the coding sequence GTCTCCCAGCAGACCATCATTCGCTGCTTCGACAGCGGGCAGCTCAAGGGCTTCCGCGTCCCCGGCAGCCGCTTCCGCAGGATCCCTAGGGAGGTCCTGTACAAGTTCATGAAGGAAAACGGCATTCCGACCGACTCGCTGGAAAGCGGGAAGCGGAAGGCCCTGGTGGTGGACGACGACGAATCGCTGGTCGAACTGATCCGCGACGTGCTCGAAGCGGACGGCCGCTTCGACGTGCGGGCCGTCAATAACGGCTTCGACGCCGGCATCACCGTCAAGGAGTACAAGCCGGACGTGATGATCCTGGACATCATGCTCCCGGACATCAACGGGCAGGAGGTCTGCCAGCGGGTCCGCAGCGACTCCAACCTCGACTCCACCCGGATCATCTGCATCTCGGGGATGGTCGAGCGCGAAAAGGTCGCCGACCTGAAGGCCAGCGGCGCCGACGACTTCCTCCACAAGCCGTTCGACGTGGAAACGCTGCTCGAACGCGTCTGCAGCCTGCTCGATATGGAAGCCCCGTCGGCCTGA